One Nematostella vectensis chromosome 10, jaNemVect1.1, whole genome shotgun sequence genomic window, GGTTTTTGAGGTTCATTACACTACTACAATATCAATAATTATTCCTGCCAAATTTCatgcaataatattaaaaacacaGGAACTAGTGAGTGTTACGCTGAGCCATACATTAACGGATCATACCCCcttaacttaccacgggcgttctTAGTGATTAACTTACCACGGCCGTTCTTAGTgattaacttaccacgggcgttctttgtgattaacttaccacgggcaTTCTAAGTgattaacttaccacgggcaTTCTAAGTgattaacttaccacgggcgttctAAGAgattaacttaccacgggcgttctAAGAGgttaacttaccacgggcgttctAAGAgattaacttaccacgggcgttctAAGAgattaacttaccacgggcgttcttagtgattaacttaccacgggcaTTCTAAGAGATTAACTCACCACGGGCGTTCTTAGTCATTAACTCACCACGGGCGTTCTTAGTgattaacttaccacgggcgttctAAGAGATTACCTTATCACGGGCGTTCTAATCCGCATATTTAACAGTAACGAACTCGTTGAAACGACTCGTATTAGTAGGCCTCTGATACGATGTAGATTTAGACCCGAGGTTATACCCTGAAACATGTGTAATGCGACGCCCTTTAATGATACGAAAAAGAGGATTCTGTGGTTTGATTCTGGAAACGAACAGCCGGCATGCAATATTTCTTCGCTCGTGCAACGTTGGAAGGTTTGCAAACGTGACTGAACCCTCATAACTACGACTTGGGAAAGTAAATGTTCATTTCATACTATTTCATTCCAGTTACCTAAGTCACTTGGTAACGAGGTTTGAGACCTCGAGGggtaataaaaaatacttaaaaatagtaatgttttttttttgtaaactaaaactCGCTGCGGGTTAAAACTCCACGGGTTTCTTTGGTATTCTGTTTAGTATCGCGGTGTTATTTACATACATTTAGGGCGCCTGTCAGGGAATGCGGCGCTTATTCATTCATACTAAGATATGGTGAGGGGTGAAGGTTAATTAATAATGAGGCTGTCAATACATACTACAGTGTATTGCCCCAATTACGGACGGTTTTTGCATTTACCACCATAACTTTATAGAACACTTAGAATATAacacttttgatatttttccaGTAACAAGATTAGACGTTAACCTAATAAAATACTTATAatatatttacatattttttcaattttagGGCGCCATGCTCGAAAAGTATGGGTCACTGATTTGCCCTAATCCCGGTCTTcgtaagatctttcatccacgttaattacattgagttcgttttttttcctggAAGAaataacagaataccactcgtgacaattggctttaattcgatagcaattgatccgaatcaaactaAACTCATATAGATGAAAGATCTTGGTAAGATCTCTCATCCATGTTAATTagattgagatcgcaccaatttccaggaagaaattaacagaataccactcgtgacaattggctttaattcgatagcaattgatccaaatcaaaccaaactcaaaCAGACGAAAGGTCTTGGTAAGATCTCTCATCCACGATAATATCATATAGTAGTATAGATATTGAAATGGAAGTTTTCTTACACTtggctaggatgacaaaaggGCAGCTGAAAGGGACTCTTTGGCACAGATGTTAACCACTAATAGCCATAGCATACCAGCAGCAACAGCCCCCTATTACCAAGTCTCTCAATTTGGATTTTTATCCTTAGAAAGATGCCCTGTATTTGAAAGTTGGCATGAATACAGGAGTTCTGGTTGTTTATATGAAATGGAGCAGTGCAGGAGTTATTCATAGCTATTTATAGAGGAGCAGCCCATCATGTTGCATCAGcgccattttctttttctggttTTGGTGTACTCTCATCATGTTGAGTTTTCATTTCTTCATCAAGCCTTTCCTTGGCCCGAACAACCTGCAAATTAACAACAGTACATTAACAATAgcataattaaaaatattataattaagtattcaGCACTAAAATAATTCAATAATAGGGCAACTTGCTGTGGATGACATGTTTTAAAGCTTGATGTATACTATTTCAATCTGTTCAAGTTCCAATCTGAGGGAGCCCAGAGGGTAAGAACAGCTTTGAATATTGTCTAATTTTGAATTTCACAATGCTGGACAAAGCCCTGAGGTTGTGGTACAGAGAGAGCCTTGGTTTAAGGGAAAACACAAATACCATAGACACCACAAGTTCATGTAGGGTTTTAGTTAGGTGTATgtacaaacaacacaaataccATAGACACCACAAGTTCATGTAGGGTTTTAGTTAGGTGTACgtacaaacaacacaaatatcATAGACACCACAAGTTCATGTAGGGTTTTAGTTAGGTGTACatacaaacaacacaaataccATAGACACCACAAGTTCATGTAGGGTTTTAGTTAGGTGTACGTACAAACAACACAAGTGCAATCTCCACAATACCTTGGACTGGAGGTAGAATGAACCCCCTGCAGCCTTGTCATTAACTTTAAAAAGATGATCATAACTCTGGAAACCAAGCACAAAGTTAATAACATGTTTTTATGAGTATAGAAGACTGTTGATTATGGTACTGATGAATACACTTACTTTCTGGATTGCTTCTTGTTCAAGATTTTGAACATTCAGTATCTGCTTCGCTTCCTGTCAAAACAAAGGAGAAAATTCAAAAAGTATTTCCTTTGATTGAAAATTCAGTACTAGAAACAGCACCCTCAAATAAGAAATGTTACAAATTTTCACTATGTTTAATGCAATAGCATTTTCACTTAATTTTCTGGGGGTATGGTCAACTTTAAAGAAAGAATAAATTTTACTTTGCAGCCATTCAGAAGAGAATAATAAATTCTATGCACATGAAAATCTTAAAGCTTAGAATAAAACAGTTCGCCTGAGACTCGCACTGTATTAATACATTAGTGTGTGTGTCGGTGTGTAATGTGCAAGTTCAAATTGTAAATCTAATAAACACACCAGCACTAGTAGGCCAAGAATGGCACATATAGCAGAGATACATGTATATTATGCTATGGATCCAAAAATTGTCAGACAGTGAGTACTTGACTAACCTGTAGCGTCATCCCCATCATGCTATTGGCTGCAGCTCTTTTGGCTCCTTCCTTGGCACCGCTGGCTGTCCGTTGTGCAGCTCCgccttgaaaaaaaacaaagccaaGTAAGGCCTTGCCATCTACTTGTGTCAACTCAAATACATTTTATTTCCCCAAGAGATTACTTAAAAGAAAATTAAGACGACCATAACGTCATTAAGGGTGGCATACAGCCTATAGTCATGTAAAAGTGCCCCTGTGCCCAATACAAATAATGAGGTTGGATGCAGCAGGATGGATATGAATAAGGCCTTAGCCACAATACAGTTTTCATTGAAAGATCTAAGAACATTTTACACGTGTTAGTAGGGAAAACTAGCTAAAACTGTCCACACAGTATCTAAAATACGATGATAATATACGATTTATACCGACAAAGTATTGGTTAGCATAGAGCAAGAACACTCTATTTAGATGATATTCTCGCATGATCTCGTGAGGGTGTATAAGTAAATGTACTCAATATTTCAATATTACGTCATTCATCGGGTAGCATGGCGCAAATGAAGTCCAAATCTAAAGTAATTCTTTAATTCTACGAAACATAAACCAGTTATAAGTTACAAATATAAGAGCCCCAACAGAGCACAGAATCCATATTAAGTACAGTCTAAAAAAACTCACTCTGAAATTCTTGCTTTAGCGCCTGTGCAAAAGCACGTCCGACCACTTGCCCGCCAAGGATGATGATTTGTGCCAGAAAACGCGCCTAAAACAACAAATTTCGCATAAAAAACCTTTAAGTGGGAAAGGATCTCCGTGTGGTTTAAGCGCAGTAAGGATACATACCATAATTTAGTATTTTTCGCGAATTTCCGTGAATTACACATGAAGTTGATGTTGTTTGGCAGACATTTtttcccagaatgctttgcaagaaAGCATGTGGAGACTAGGCTCCAGGTCTTTCCTGAACAGATTACATAAGTAAACCAATATGTAAACCTGCGATCCCTCGAGCAAGGGCATTAGCTTAGAAACACAGTTTGTCAAGCTACATGAACGCAGTCATAccaggtggtatgactagaaaaactacagaaaaGCTGTAGAACGACaacaaccttttttataagaacgttcaATTtccagttgaggctgggccgttcttatttttgggacattttaagacTGAATATGTTCtcaacgatgttcttaaatttttagtttatataagaatataatacccaatgaattattagaaagagaattacacctaatgatcaatagtattaataaggttgttactattaGGACAAttcgattctgcattttagaacgcatcaggacaaaaaaagatttttttttctgctatctgagcctcggcatgttcttagcgtGTTCTtgaaatttggtgaaatctcaggctgggcGAAATAGTGGAAaggcaggggcgtagccaggggtggCCAAGGGGGAGCCCCCCCAGCCAAAAATACGGGCAGTAAATGTAtcgagacattatctaaaatacaggagaaaatgccttgaaagtcccttttgggctcCCTCCTGTTAAAGATCCTGACAACGCCGCTGAAGGGTTAGAATAACTAAGTGGTCTGACTGCGTAGGTGGGCGGAGAAATCAGGGAATTCTGACGAAGTTTTTACAGGCGTGTAAAACATACCATTTTAAACTTGTATTAATTTATTCCCTGTTTAACTATGGGTCTTGCTCTTTTTTTGAACTGCGTGCAATATTATATATCTTCATACACAATGCTGTGTAACAAGTATGTGTAAGCCAAAATGCACTGGTTTTCTAACATGACAACACATAATTCCCAAGAGAAGCCTAAGTGAAAAAGAtcccgatattttttttcaaattgaacAAAGAGAgttgtgcgtggcgtaaccgtataagaCTAGCATTGGCCTCCCTATTAATGTGCGGCCTTAATGTGCGAGCGCCTCTTGTACCTTTGCATCGTACAGTACGCTAGAAAGCGGTTTTGGGGCTGAAATCTGCAGCCAGCCGTAAGGCTTTAGCTTTCACTCCAACTCCAACTCGTTAGTTTTAAATGGGTGATGTTCGACCCTTTGCTAATATGCTAGTTTTAATGGGTGATGTTCGACCCTAAGCTAATATGCTAGTTTTAAATGGGTGATGTTAGACCCTAAGCTAATACGCTCgtctttgtttttcgtttctgttttgttttatatcaCTTATACGCCGTGTTTTTTATGGCTGTATTACGGAGCTTTTTTTCTCGTTCACGTTCATATTGCAATAAAGTATATCACAGGGGcggcggaaggggaggggcagggggggCGAAAGCCCCCCACTTTTGAAAGTAGGGGACAGCGCCCCCCACTTATCTGAGAGAATGTTTCTTTAGATatatatgaatttttttttctaaaccacgccaccccttccccctgaatccacagcccccccccccgttcCCACCAactttcgcccccccccctaacACACACTTATGGGACCACTCCGCCGCCCATGTATTATTAAAGTCGGAAAGCCAGTAATTACGAACAGGGGCGCGCATGCGCGAGAACTTCATTgggttttctttttattatttggtTTCTACATCTTTTATGTCAGTCAACGTATCTCTCTGATCTTTTACAACGCTTTCTTACAATGCTTTTCTGCTCATATCCTTTTAATTAATATAATAAGCCAAATCTACACTTTACCATCATCTAATATACAGGTATATAATTCCGATTTGGATCCAAGCAGAGTTCTTGCGCCATTATCACTTCTTTTTacctaaaagaaaagaaattatttttttaaggtttgGTTTACACATGCCGATTTACGTATTTTTGTGTATACACTTATTCTAAAAAAACGTCAGTGTGCAAATGGCAAACGGGCATTGACAAATGCCatttctacgaccgaaaggacccatggatcccaaaatatttgttccaaattcagaaatatataaataaaacatacggCTATCCATTTAATAGAATTAATATATGGTTCTGATAAcgcttgagtttatttatcatctttatttttacaaatgaaTGCTACCCATAgcacctttcggtcgtagaactgccatttggcaattgccattcgccgttcgcactgacaacctttattgaaataggtgaatTCATTAGGTTTGCGTACATTCATTCGGTTTGGCGTACATTGATTCTTTCGGTTTTGTATACATTCATTCGGCAAAGGCGCTACAACTGACGCTAATTTTTGTGTATGTCGGTCccgattcttttttttcattgaaaaAAGCAATGGCCCCGCAAAAAAAATCGCATCTTGCGAGGCGAGTATTCGCTTCTCGCAAGATCTCCCCGGGAGATCCAAGTTGACGATGTTGATTAATGCCCCACCACACCTCCTCTTAAATTAATTTAATAAATGACAAGAGCAGCTGG contains:
- the LOC5516403 gene encoding mitochondrial import inner membrane translocase subunit tim16-B; the protein is MARFLAQIIILGGQVVGRAFAQALKQEFQSGAAQRTASGAKEGAKRAAANSMMGMTLQEAKQILNVQNLEQEAIQKSYDHLFKVNDKAAGGSFYLQSKVVRAKERLDEEMKTQHDESTPKPEKENGADAT